The following are encoded in a window of Polynucleobacter sp. VK25 genomic DNA:
- a CDS encoding glycosyltransferase family 39 protein — MQFGQIRQSSALHPGKILLLFVIYALLWFGTLNYRHLIPSDEGRYAEIAREMLVTGDWITPRYNGYKYFEKPPLQAWATAAAFQVFGIGDWQARLWTALTGFLTIVLVGFTGARIYNARAGWLAALVLASSPMWVISGHFNSLDMGLSAFLVAALCSLLLAQSSHNKNSCRNWMWACWTFMALATLSKGVIGAAIPAMVFVAYSISTWDWKIWTRLRLFSGSILFLAITAPWFVLVAQRNPEFLEFFFIHEHLQRFTQDAHSRTGPIYYFVPLLLIGILPWIFQVPGAIAQAWSERRREFSAGWLLVCWFVVIFAFFSVSRSKLPGYIIPVFPALALIIGNRLDRLLGPTNTMALPWKLQTLGFALLGCIGFFFLDAIGKQARPDEIEAYAQYTYWVIAALIALVSFSAYAAWQSKRNGMQSIVSFACGFFLCAIIAGTGHETLGRAVSGIDLVERVKASIPEKVNFYSVRLLDHTVPFYLGRTMIMVESPDELEFGVNQEPTLWMPTLDAFIARWQEDLTAYALMVPEQFDALKTQNFPMQEVDRDSRRVIVKHPDASNVTQ, encoded by the coding sequence ATGCAATTTGGCCAAATTCGGCAGTCATCAGCCCTCCATCCGGGCAAGATTTTGCTGCTATTCGTCATTTATGCCTTGTTGTGGTTTGGCACCCTCAATTACCGCCATCTCATTCCATCAGACGAGGGGCGCTACGCAGAAATCGCCCGAGAAATGTTAGTCACTGGTGACTGGATTACACCGCGTTACAACGGCTACAAGTATTTTGAAAAACCACCCTTACAAGCCTGGGCAACTGCTGCCGCCTTTCAAGTATTTGGCATCGGCGATTGGCAAGCAAGACTTTGGACTGCGTTAACGGGCTTTCTCACGATTGTTTTAGTTGGGTTTACTGGCGCTCGAATTTATAACGCTAGAGCAGGATGGTTAGCGGCCCTTGTGTTGGCTTCAAGTCCGATGTGGGTTATTAGCGGCCACTTCAATTCTCTGGATATGGGGCTCTCTGCTTTTTTAGTTGCTGCACTATGTAGTCTGCTGCTTGCGCAAAGTTCTCATAACAAAAATAGTTGTCGTAATTGGATGTGGGCTTGCTGGACCTTCATGGCATTGGCAACTTTGTCCAAGGGTGTGATTGGTGCAGCAATTCCTGCCATGGTTTTTGTTGCTTACTCCATTAGCACTTGGGATTGGAAAATTTGGACTCGCTTACGTTTATTTAGCGGCAGCATTTTGTTCTTAGCAATCACAGCGCCATGGTTTGTATTAGTCGCGCAACGCAATCCCGAATTCTTAGAGTTTTTCTTTATTCACGAACATCTGCAACGCTTCACACAAGACGCACACAGCAGAACAGGCCCCATTTATTACTTTGTGCCGCTCCTACTGATTGGGATTCTTCCTTGGATCTTCCAAGTTCCTGGAGCGATTGCCCAGGCGTGGAGCGAGCGTCGTCGCGAGTTTTCTGCTGGATGGTTATTAGTCTGTTGGTTTGTGGTGATCTTTGCATTCTTTAGTGTCTCTCGCTCCAAGTTGCCCGGCTACATCATTCCTGTTTTTCCGGCGCTTGCTTTAATCATTGGCAATCGTTTAGATCGCTTACTCGGTCCCACCAACACTATGGCATTGCCATGGAAATTACAAACACTTGGATTTGCGCTGCTCGGATGTATTGGGTTTTTCTTTTTGGATGCCATCGGCAAACAAGCAAGACCTGACGAAATTGAAGCGTATGCGCAATACACCTATTGGGTGATTGCTGCGTTAATTGCGCTAGTGAGTTTTAGTGCTTACGCTGCATGGCAAAGTAAACGCAATGGCATGCAAAGCATTGTGAGTTTTGCTTGTGGATTTTTTCTGTGCGCCATCATCGCTGGAACCGGTCATGAGACTTTAGGTCGCGCTGTCTCTGGTATCGATTTAGTTGAGCGAGTAAAGGCTTCCATTCCTGAGAAAGTGAATTTCTATTCAGTGCGTCTTTTAGATCACACCGTGCCCTTCTATTTAGGTCGAACCATGATCATGGTGGAATCTCCTGATGAACTCGAGTTTGGGGTTAATCAAGAACCCACGCTTTGGATGCCGACCTTAGACGCCTTTATTGCCCGCTGGCAAGAAGATCTAACAGCCTACGCTTTAATGGTTCCAGAGCAATTTGATGCGCTCAAGACCCAGAACTTCCCTATGCAGGAAGTCGATCGCGACTCTCGCAGAGTGATTGTGAAACATCCGGATGCATCGAACGTAACGCAGTAA
- a CDS encoding Mth938-like domain-containing protein: MKLQSDPHSGANTITGYGDGYVEINKTPYAHAVVLSSDGAISNWPVKGFEDLEVNNFSQLVDLKPELILIGTGSRQRFPKPELLKALISAKIGFEIMSSQAACRTYNILVGEGRQVLLALIVEPV, translated from the coding sequence TTGAAGCTTCAATCTGACCCCCACTCCGGAGCGAATACGATCACCGGCTACGGCGATGGCTACGTAGAGATCAATAAGACTCCTTACGCCCATGCTGTTGTCCTCAGTTCGGACGGCGCCATCTCCAATTGGCCAGTGAAGGGATTTGAAGACTTAGAAGTCAATAATTTCTCACAACTCGTTGATTTAAAACCAGAATTAATCCTCATTGGGACCGGTAGCCGCCAGCGTTTTCCGAAACCAGAGCTACTGAAAGCATTGATTTCCGCCAAAATTGGCTTTGAAATCATGAGTTCTCAGGCTGCTTGCAGAACATACAACATCCTGGTGGGCGAAGGACGTCAAGTTCTATTGGCCCTGATTGTGGAGCCCGTTTAA